The Desulfohalovibrio reitneri genome contains a region encoding:
- a CDS encoding nitrilase-related carbon-nitrogen hydrolase — MKLSLGAIQTPVVQDWDGLRPWLEEIAWRDGPCLWLLPELVIGGFDYPRRQEWLENTRQAMPRIQQFASESEQALAGSFWEERDGRLHNTLYFFHPDGDAPRVIYRKQHLFPGVEESRVFTPGETDVDIVEWQGLRLGGAICFDLRFPELFRVQAAEGVDVFLVPGQWPRTRLTHWRRLLAARAIENQSFVLSCNAVGETPLGVMPGHSCLISPWGDVVFSILAGAGVKSGPLSTSHLQRARRLYTTRADPFYTVQPTPRTNLDSTPGTG, encoded by the coding sequence TTGAAACTTTCCCTCGGCGCGATACAGACTCCCGTGGTCCAGGACTGGGACGGCCTGCGTCCCTGGCTGGAAGAGATCGCCTGGCGCGACGGCCCCTGCCTGTGGCTGCTGCCGGAGTTGGTCATCGGCGGCTTCGACTACCCCCGCCGCCAGGAATGGCTGGAGAACACCCGCCAAGCCATGCCCCGCATCCAGCAGTTCGCCTCGGAATCGGAACAGGCCCTGGCCGGGAGCTTTTGGGAGGAGCGGGACGGCCGCCTGCACAACACCCTGTACTTCTTCCACCCGGACGGCGACGCGCCCCGGGTCATCTACCGCAAGCAGCACCTCTTTCCCGGCGTGGAGGAAAGCCGTGTATTCACTCCCGGCGAGACGGATGTGGATATCGTGGAGTGGCAGGGCCTGCGCCTGGGCGGGGCCATCTGCTTCGACCTGCGCTTTCCCGAGCTGTTCCGCGTGCAGGCCGCCGAGGGTGTGGACGTCTTTCTGGTGCCCGGCCAATGGCCGCGAACGCGGCTGACCCACTGGCGGCGGCTTTTGGCCGCCCGGGCCATCGAAAACCAGTCCTTCGTCCTGTCCTGCAACGCGGTGGGCGAGACCCCGCTGGGGGTCATGCCCGGCCACTCCTGCCTCATCTCGCCGTGGGGGGACGTGGTCTTTTCCATCCTGGCCGGAGCGGGGGTCAAATCCGGCCCCCTGTCCACAAGCCACCTGCAGCGGGCGCGGCGGCTCTACACCACCCGCGCCGACCCCTTCTACACAGTCCAGCCCACTCCCCGGACCAACCTTGATTCGACCCCGGGGACAGGGTAA
- a CDS encoding glycosyltransferase family 4 protein, with the protein MSAPRPARVVHYARALGPGGTEKTLQILASGLDRDRFQPVVLALEDGPRRRLLQEAGVEVRVSPDPLPVLQRLRPDIVHVHRAGWPEPDLMRPLKLARVLRVVETNVFGRHDPSPLGRLAHRILFVSEFCRRRYGLVHSIDVEGPRYDVLYNPVRTDAYAHVEPDFSRPVVGRISRADPGKWSPLAMDMLPRLLAEVPEARYRVIGGTKEARARACELGVAETVDWLDPVLGEDELAAFLAGCSVFAHANAAGESFGMVIAEAMAAGLPVITHPSEGLRDNAQLELVEHDRTGLVAATAEEYGQAVAWLLRHPEHARAMGRAGREKARRLYDARAVVARLEEIYDRVLAQPTSHGVGSGHGRGASLLSAHPGADGLQAGS; encoded by the coding sequence GTGTCCGCCCCCCGGCCCGCGCGGGTGGTGCACTACGCCAGGGCCCTGGGTCCGGGCGGCACGGAAAAGACCCTCCAGATCCTGGCCTCCGGCCTGGACCGAGACCGCTTCCAGCCCGTCGTCCTGGCCCTTGAGGACGGCCCCCGCCGCCGCCTCTTGCAGGAAGCCGGGGTGGAGGTGCGCGTCAGCCCCGATCCCCTGCCCGTCTTGCAACGCCTGCGTCCGGACATCGTCCACGTCCACCGAGCGGGCTGGCCCGAGCCGGACCTCATGCGGCCGCTGAAGTTGGCGCGCGTTCTCCGGGTGGTGGAAACCAACGTTTTCGGCCGCCACGACCCCTCGCCGCTGGGACGTCTGGCCCACCGCATCCTTTTCGTCTCCGAGTTCTGCCGCCGCCGCTACGGGCTGGTCCACTCCATCGACGTGGAAGGGCCGCGCTACGACGTGCTGTACAACCCGGTGCGCACCGACGCCTACGCCCATGTGGAACCCGACTTCTCCCGTCCCGTTGTGGGCCGCATCTCCCGGGCCGATCCGGGCAAGTGGTCGCCCCTGGCCATGGACATGCTGCCCCGCCTGCTGGCCGAGGTCCCCGAGGCCCGCTACCGGGTCATCGGCGGCACGAAGGAGGCCCGCGCCCGGGCTTGCGAACTGGGCGTCGCCGAGACGGTGGACTGGCTCGACCCGGTGCTGGGCGAGGACGAGCTGGCGGCATTCCTTGCCGGGTGCTCGGTCTTCGCCCACGCCAACGCAGCTGGTGAGAGCTTCGGCATGGTCATCGCCGAGGCCATGGCCGCCGGATTGCCGGTGATCACCCACCCCAGCGAGGGCCTGCGCGACAACGCCCAGCTTGAACTGGTGGAGCACGACCGCACCGGACTGGTGGCCGCCACGGCCGAGGAGTACGGCCAGGCCGTGGCTTGGCTGCTGCGCCACCCGGAACACGCCCGCGCCATGGGCCGGGCCGGGCGGGAAAAGGCCCGAAGGCTGTACGACGCCCGCGCGGTGGTTGCCCGCCTGGAGGAAATCTACGACCGGGTGCTTGCCCAGCCGACCTCCCACGGCGTAGGTTCCGGCCATGGCCGCGGCGCATCCCTTCTTTCTGCACACCCGGGCGCAGATGGGCTTCAGGCTGGGTCCTGA
- the fliS gene encoding flagellar export chaperone FliS → MQNAAQAYLHTQVNTTSQSDILILLYDGAVKFLNQAITSIEKKDVKQKGIELGKATDIINELQSSLNKEKGGELAENLSRLYFYCNSKLLQANLKLDADAVREVIKILEGLRSAYAQIRDQQGGQPQGQQAASRPPSLGAAAAAAAAARQTGEGLGGQSAPRGVGAYGKTRPKTEASPESGQERPEANGMAQPQAEQAAERTASQEQPAQASAHPAAQEAHPDSGDQEQTARTGPLSPAQILRRRAVSAYFNSGA, encoded by the coding sequence ATGCAAAACGCGGCACAGGCGTACCTGCACACCCAGGTCAACACCACCAGCCAGAGCGACATCCTCATTCTGCTCTACGACGGAGCCGTGAAGTTCCTCAACCAGGCCATCACGAGCATCGAAAAGAAGGACGTCAAGCAGAAGGGCATCGAGCTGGGCAAGGCCACGGACATCATCAACGAGTTGCAGTCCAGCCTGAACAAAGAGAAGGGCGGCGAACTGGCCGAGAACCTCTCCCGCCTCTATTTCTACTGCAACTCCAAACTCCTGCAGGCCAACCTGAAGCTGGACGCCGACGCCGTGCGCGAGGTCATCAAGATCCTCGAAGGCTTGCGTTCCGCCTACGCCCAGATACGCGACCAGCAGGGCGGCCAGCCCCAGGGCCAGCAGGCCGCCTCACGTCCGCCCAGCCTGGGCGCGGCGGCAGCGGCCGCTGCCGCCGCCCGCCAAACAGGCGAGGGCCTCGGCGGCCAGTCCGCCCCGCGCGGAGTGGGCGCCTACGGCAAGACCAGGCCCAAGACGGAGGCCTCTCCGGAAAGCGGCCAGGAACGCCCCGAGGCGAACGGGATGGCTCAGCCGCAGGCCGAACAGGCCGCCGAGCGGACCGCCTCCCAGGAGCAACCGGCCCAGGCGTCCGCGCACCCCGCCGCCCAGGAGGCCCATCCCGACTCCGGCGACCAGGAGCAGACGGCTCGGACAGGTCCGCTGTCCCCGGCCCAGATCCTTCGCCGACGGGCCGTTTCCGCCTACTTCAACTCCGGGGCCTAG
- the fliD gene encoding flagellar filament capping protein FliD, protein MVNSELESGAIRFTGLGSGTDFDSIVEKLVQIEGIQKRRFEHWKETWELKQEGFNELETQLFSLKSTLEGFDRPGEFLTKDAESTNPDALTATAGADAEDGTYTFSVNQLAQTQIVTMDTAESDLTDQVNSTGSNATFAYNYQGTEFQVDVPDGTTLSGLVNAINNDPDNPGVRASTIKVSDTEYHLQIRGLDTGADNTLVVSSNSNLTGYTAADDTITQQAQDAELRINGYPSNAWITRSTNSVDDVVEGLNLLLKDVTGSNASINVSVETDRASIEENIRTFVDSVNEVRQMIIDLTDFDELKEQGSLLTGNYGVEMISKNLKDIVASKGVGFDYSDDTYSALSQIGILTEADEGSSQAGLLTIDQEALDEALNNDLEAVASIFSAYYDGKTDSSDFIFASSLEGTTEPGTYDVSYEVDAGGNVINATIGGVAANYDASNQQLTAQSGDPRGLSVQVNNLTQGTYSGEVRLKVGKTTQMVDELKQLTNSQEGTLSILEDNYQNIIDNIDRKIENEERRLEQYQRRMKNRFARLEATLQNYNGIQQSLQSQMSQLSGQS, encoded by the coding sequence ATGGTCAACTCCGAACTTGAATCCGGCGCCATACGTTTCACGGGCCTCGGCTCCGGCACCGACTTCGACTCCATTGTGGAGAAGCTCGTCCAGATCGAGGGCATCCAGAAACGGCGCTTCGAACACTGGAAGGAGACGTGGGAGCTCAAGCAGGAGGGGTTCAACGAGCTCGAAACCCAGCTTTTCTCCCTCAAGTCGACCCTGGAGGGATTCGACCGCCCAGGCGAGTTCCTGACCAAGGACGCGGAGTCCACCAACCCCGACGCCCTCACGGCCACCGCCGGGGCGGACGCCGAGGACGGCACCTACACCTTTTCCGTGAACCAGCTGGCCCAGACCCAGATCGTGACCATGGACACGGCCGAGTCCGACCTCACGGATCAGGTCAACTCCACCGGCTCCAACGCCACCTTCGCCTACAACTACCAGGGCACGGAATTCCAGGTGGACGTGCCGGACGGCACCACCCTCTCCGGGCTGGTCAACGCCATCAACAACGACCCGGACAACCCCGGGGTGCGCGCCTCCACCATCAAGGTCAGCGATACCGAATACCACCTGCAGATACGGGGACTGGACACCGGCGCGGACAACACCCTGGTGGTCAGTTCCAACTCCAATCTCACCGGCTATACAGCGGCGGACGACACCATCACCCAGCAGGCCCAGGACGCGGAACTTCGTATCAACGGCTACCCGTCCAACGCCTGGATCACCCGCTCCACCAATTCGGTGGACGACGTGGTGGAGGGGCTCAACCTGCTGCTCAAGGACGTCACCGGGTCCAACGCCTCCATCAACGTTTCCGTGGAAACGGACCGGGCTTCCATCGAGGAGAACATCCGCACCTTCGTGGACAGCGTCAACGAGGTGCGCCAGATGATCATCGACCTCACCGACTTCGACGAACTCAAGGAGCAGGGCAGCCTGCTCACGGGCAACTACGGTGTGGAGATGATTTCCAAGAACCTCAAGGACATCGTCGCATCCAAGGGCGTCGGCTTCGACTACTCGGACGACACCTATTCCGCCCTGTCACAGATCGGCATTCTCACCGAGGCGGACGAGGGTTCTTCGCAAGCGGGCCTTTTGACAATCGACCAGGAAGCCCTGGACGAGGCCCTGAACAACGACCTCGAGGCGGTGGCCTCCATCTTTTCCGCCTACTACGACGGCAAGACCGACTCCTCGGACTTCATCTTCGCCTCCTCCCTGGAAGGCACCACCGAGCCGGGCACCTACGACGTGTCCTACGAGGTGGACGCGGGCGGCAACGTCATCAACGCCACCATCGGGGGCGTAGCGGCCAACTACGACGCGTCCAACCAGCAGCTCACCGCCCAGTCCGGCGATCCGCGCGGCCTCTCGGTGCAGGTCAACAACCTCACCCAGGGCACTTACTCGGGGGAAGTGCGGCTGAAAGTCGGCAAGACTACGCAGATGGTCGACGAACTGAAGCAGCTGACCAACTCGCAAGAGGGCACGCTGTCCATTCTGGAAGACAACTACCAGAACATCATCGACAACATCGACCGCAAGATCGAAAACGAGGAACGCCGCCTGGAACAGTACCAGCGGCGGATGAAGAATCGCTTCGCCCGACTGGAAGCGACCCTGCAGAACTACAACGGCATCCAGCAAAGCCTGCAAAGCCAGATGAGCCAGCTGAGCGGCCAAAGCTAA
- a CDS encoding flagellin has product MSLVINHNLMAQNAARNLQTSYSNLGTSVERLSSGLRINSASDDAAGLAIRELMRADIASLNQGVRNAQDAVSMIQTADGALQIIDEKLIRMKELATQASTGTYNSDQRLIIDSEYQAMASEITRIASATDFNGIQLLNGNLSGDFSGAGLKAQGEMKVHFGAGNDSAEDYYYVRIGDSTASALGVGIGAGPDAAGASISTQELAQASLNALNDAIISKDKIRANLGSLQNRLENTITNLQVQAENLQASESRISDVDVATEMTEFVRQQILSQSATAMLSQANSLPRMATQLLG; this is encoded by the coding sequence ATGTCACTGGTTATCAACCACAACCTCATGGCCCAGAACGCGGCCCGCAACCTGCAGACCTCGTACAGCAACCTGGGCACCTCGGTGGAGCGCCTCTCCTCCGGCCTGCGCATCAACTCCGCATCCGACGACGCCGCCGGGCTGGCCATTCGCGAGCTCATGCGCGCGGACATCGCCTCGCTCAACCAAGGCGTGCGCAACGCCCAGGACGCTGTCTCCATGATCCAGACCGCAGACGGCGCGCTGCAGATCATCGACGAAAAGCTTATCCGCATGAAGGAACTGGCCACCCAGGCCTCCACGGGCACCTACAACTCCGACCAGCGCCTGATCATCGATTCCGAGTACCAGGCCATGGCCTCGGAAATCACCCGTATCGCCAGCGCCACGGACTTCAATGGCATCCAACTGCTCAACGGCAACCTCTCCGGCGACTTCAGCGGCGCCGGTCTCAAGGCGCAGGGCGAGATGAAGGTCCACTTCGGCGCGGGCAACGACTCGGCCGAGGATTACTACTACGTGCGCATCGGCGACTCCACCGCTTCCGCCCTGGGCGTGGGCATCGGGGCTGGTCCGGACGCCGCGGGCGCCTCCATCTCCACCCAGGAGCTGGCCCAGGCCTCGCTGAACGCCCTCAACGACGCCATCATCTCCAAGGACAAGATCCGCGCCAACCTCGGTTCCCTGCAGAACCGCCTGGAGAACACCATCACCAACCTCCAGGTGCAGGCCGAGAACCTGCAGGCTTCCGAATCGCGCATCTCCGACGTGGACGTGGCCACCGAGATGACCGAGTTCGTCCGCCAGCAGATCCTGTCCCAGTCCGCCACCGCCATGCTCTCCCAGGCCAACAGCCTGCCGCGTATGGCCACCCAGCTGCTCGGCTAA